Sequence from the Rutidosis leptorrhynchoides isolate AG116_Rl617_1_P2 chromosome 3, CSIRO_AGI_Rlap_v1, whole genome shotgun sequence genome:
tgcgaatgtgcaaattgctaaactatgaactgtaacatgttgtttgacttaggtttgacatgttgaccatgattgcatgacctactgagatgtttgactttagtttaccactttgaccgagttgacttttgagttgactttggttgacttttgttgacttgcttggattagttgacttttacttgcttgttgagtcagtctgagcactaggactttgcgtacactatgggttgacatagtgtgacctatatgtatacttaaggtgacctatttgactaggatACATTGTTTGGTCATGATTGTTCGACTACCGTACGATTTTACTAAGAGAATTACTGTGCTTTTGAAaaagtgagtctacagtcccattttctttaacatttttgggatgagatacatgctgcttttgaaactgtttcttaaactgtttttacatattaggcacgagtaacttaccagaATATACACATGAGTTCAgaaaaaaatcccttagcttgattatattagttactttatgtaagctcgacttatagggacggtaccgttaggtttgacaaacctcaccgcaacataattGGTGCTTATTTTGTcgttacttgtacacttgatcggtgtatgcttagaaagggtaaaaggaagacgtgtagcgctttagctatccgcaaaggttaaagttttataatcaagtgctcatgcttatgtatacttttatgaagcttttcagaaatctcgtggcctaacttacgatgaacgttacttaaacatgatgtttacaaacttgaaactagacatggtaatgtctacaaacagatgaaacaaaaagaactttttgatgtcactcacagttaaaacttgacatcttacaagcaGTTTATTACTTGACATTTGCTatacgcaaacttttgagattaaagcttagcggtttattcagataaacgattttgagaaatgattttcgacaaacgatttatgaaaattgatttatgaaacatacgagaactatttactcaaacctatagattcactcaactttatgttgatccgttttgcatgttttatctcaggtataagttgcttccgctgtagaacattgctgttatgtagaagtcaagccaagcattgggaccagagttaatacgccataagtggattctgacggggtattacatactCAGTGGCGAAAACAGAAATTCTTTTCACAGGgggaatttttttttataaagcctaacaatttttttgggcaaaatatggataattttgggtaaaatatggaTGTTTTTGGGTAAAATAAACTTAATTTGGAAGACCCTATATGGTAGAAGTATCTCAAGTAGATATATTAGTGCTATCAGGGATATGTACGAAGGGGCGAAGTCATGTGTTAGAACGTCGGTGGGGAGTACTGAAGTTTTTCCTATAGAAGTAGGCCTGCATCAGGGATCAGCccttagcccttttcttttcgctttgatccttgaCGAGCTTTCTCGAGGGATACAAGAGTGTATCCCTTGGTGCTTGATTTTTGTCGATGATATTGTCCTTGTGTCTGAATCTAAGGTGGAGCTTAACAGAAGACTGGAGCAATGGAGGGTGGCCTTAGAAAGTAACGGTCTACAAattagtagacaaaagacggaatatcttagaGGTAATTTCGATGGGAACGACGATGAACAAGATGATGGAGTGAACATCTGCATTGGAGACCAAATCTTGCGTCCACAAACCTCGTTTAGATACCTAGGCTCGATGCTCCACAAATCAGGTAGGATAGATGAAGACGTGTCGCACCGTATAAAAGTAGGGTGggtgaagtggagagcagcgactggagtcttatgcgacaagaagatccccctaaagctgaaagggaaattcttcaaggtggcaattagacctgccatgttataCGGATCAGAGTGTTGACCAATGACGAAGGCGCAatagagaaggatggaggtggcagagatgaggatACTTAGGTGGACATGCGGTAAAACCATGTTGGATAGGATTCCAAATAGTGTTTTTAGTGAGAACCTGAAAGTTGGAaacatcatcgacaagctaagagaagaacggctCCGATGGTTTGGACATGTGAGGAGGCGCCCTCTTACCGCTCCTgttaggagagtcgaggcactcacggttgacggtgtaaggagaaggggtagacctactcgtaggtgggaggataaaataaagctcgacttgaaggagcttttattgaccgaggacatgacctctgataggaatgcgtggaggactagaattagaatTAATGAGTAGGTTTGGTATGTTGGTGTGTTCGTGGGTCTGTGTGTTTGGGTTTTTGTGTCTTCTTTTATTGTGTTGTTCTTGTGTTTGTCTTTGTTTGTTTGTTTCGTCTTGTAGCGTGTTTTTCTGCGCTTTGTTTATTACCGGACCCTCTTCTTTTTACTGGGTAGGTTTTTGTCTGCTTGTGTGTGTTTGTTTGTTTACTTGTTTAGGGATTAGGTTGTGGTTGCGGGTATGTTTTGTTTGTATGTTTATTTGTTTGCTTTTTGTTTGTTGCGTTTGGTGTTTATGCGGGCTTGTATCTTTTGTTTCTGTATGTTTGTTTGTATGCGTATGTGGGTCtgttattatgtatgtttgtatgtttgctcGCGGGTACGTTTCAGGTTTTCATGTTTTTTGATTGGTTACGTACGGTTtcttgtatgtatgcatgtatgtatgtatgtgtgtgtgtgtgtatgcatgcatgcatgcatgtttgTTTGTTTGTTGGTCTGTGTTTCTAGGTTTGTATTATGTTTTTGTTTTTAGTTGTAGCATCTCTCGTTTTGTCCTGAGCTTCGCCCTACTGTCTAAGGTACGTCTTCTttttcccttatatatatatatatatatatatatatatatatatatatatatatatatatatatatatatatatatatatatatatatatatatatatatatactcctacTTTTTCCTTTTTTTTCCTTCCATAA
This genomic interval carries:
- the LOC139901718 gene encoding uncharacterized protein, which produces MYEGAKSCVRTSVGSTEVFPIEVGLHQGSALSPFLFALILDELSRGIQECIPWCLIFVDDIVLVSESKVELNRRLEQWRVALESNGLQISRQKTEYLRGNFDGNDDEQDDGVNICIGDQILRPQTSFRYLGSMLHKSGRIDEDVSHRIKVGVLTNDEGAIEKDGGGRDEDT